Proteins co-encoded in one Crateriforma spongiae genomic window:
- a CDS encoding 3-keto-disaccharide hydrolase, with amino-acid sequence MATTFASLSAEDWADPGQQSASVLLPPDGAVVLFDGSGFDAWKPFSFQWINPDDDQRQIQWRIVDGNAMQIEFEFDGIRRKQFLCTKQSFGDYRLHLEFQLPSEGSGNSGVFFGPLYELQILNSAGKEKLGLADCGAIYQIREPDVNAARPPGVWQTIDLVYQAAKIGGNGFMAEKDAARVSIWLNSTLIHDDVKLSLRRNKYAAFPETPLSPIVLQEHGSPVKFRNIWLLESTSTPDQDP; translated from the coding sequence ATGGCAACGACGTTTGCTTCGCTTTCAGCGGAGGATTGGGCGGATCCTGGGCAGCAATCGGCATCAGTGCTTCTGCCGCCTGATGGAGCAGTGGTGCTGTTCGACGGATCGGGTTTTGATGCGTGGAAGCCATTTTCTTTCCAGTGGATCAACCCGGACGACGATCAGCGGCAGATCCAGTGGAGAATCGTTGATGGTAATGCGATGCAAATCGAATTCGAGTTCGATGGGATACGTCGAAAGCAGTTTTTGTGTACAAAGCAGTCTTTCGGTGATTATCGACTGCACCTGGAGTTTCAGTTGCCCAGTGAAGGGTCAGGAAATAGCGGTGTCTTCTTCGGGCCGCTTTACGAATTGCAGATTCTGAACAGCGCGGGAAAGGAGAAGTTGGGTCTGGCGGATTGCGGAGCGATCTATCAGATCCGCGAACCTGACGTGAATGCCGCTCGGCCGCCCGGTGTTTGGCAGACCATTGACCTGGTTTACCAAGCTGCGAAGATCGGCGGGAACGGTTTCATGGCTGAAAAAGATGCGGCGAGGGTATCGATCTGGCTCAATAGCACCCTGATCCACGATGACGTCAAGCTTTCCCTGCGGCGGAACAAATACGCGGCCTTTCCAGAGACGCCCTTGTCTCCCATTGTTCTGCAAGAGCATGGTTCACCCGTCAAGTTTCGAAATATTTGGTTGCTGGAATCGACAAGCACGCCAGATCAAGACCCGTGA
- a CDS encoding sulfatase family protein gives MTIDKNSDHTRRICLAACLLVFVSGYSGVSRADSSRPNIILLLADDLGYGDLSCFGSPAVRTPNLDRLAEQGRKFTHFYAASAVCSPTRASVLTGRYPLRFGITKHFNDVNRWLPESATTIAELLSDAGYHTAHVGKWHLGGLHVDDTGKRLENQPGPRQHGFDHYQTQIEQQPLRGQMGRDKTLFRQGGTVLMRDGQRISKNDPYYSKHFTDANGDYAVQMIEQFAKDANPFFLNVWWLVPHKPYEPAPDPHWDATAAESISEDQHRFRSMVAHMDSKVGAIMKKLDQLGIADNTMVLFTSDNGAAFEGYIGDLKGGKTDLHDGGLRVPMIVRWPAKIPAGQSDAFGHTNDLLPTFCEAAGVDLSHHQTSLDGLSLLSHMKGQDPPTAEQRGTMFWQLDLYRNIQRHYPKPKPYATEVVRRGKWKMLAYHGTPVELFDVVADPNEQQNLLAEHSDLAASLTSELEQWLSAPRISQKRQGK, from the coding sequence ATGACGATCGACAAAAATTCGGATCATACGAGACGCATTTGTTTGGCAGCGTGTCTGTTGGTTTTTGTTTCGGGATATTCCGGTGTTTCGCGTGCCGATTCGTCGCGGCCCAATATCATCTTGTTGTTGGCCGACGACTTGGGATACGGCGATCTTTCTTGTTTCGGAAGCCCCGCCGTACGGACGCCGAACCTTGATCGTTTGGCGGAACAGGGACGGAAGTTCACCCACTTTTACGCGGCATCCGCGGTTTGTTCACCGACGCGTGCTTCCGTCTTGACCGGTCGGTATCCTCTGCGATTTGGAATTACGAAACACTTCAACGATGTCAATCGATGGTTGCCCGAATCGGCGACCACGATTGCCGAACTGTTGTCAGACGCGGGCTATCACACAGCGCATGTGGGAAAGTGGCACCTTGGGGGATTGCATGTGGATGACACAGGAAAACGGTTGGAAAACCAACCAGGGCCGCGTCAGCATGGTTTTGATCACTACCAAACCCAAATCGAGCAGCAACCGCTGCGCGGCCAAATGGGGCGAGACAAAACATTGTTTCGACAGGGTGGGACGGTGCTGATGCGCGATGGTCAGCGTATCTCCAAAAATGATCCCTATTATTCAAAGCACTTTACCGATGCCAATGGTGACTATGCGGTTCAGATGATCGAACAGTTCGCCAAGGACGCAAATCCATTCTTTCTGAATGTCTGGTGGTTGGTACCACACAAGCCCTACGAGCCCGCTCCTGATCCGCATTGGGACGCCACCGCCGCCGAGAGCATTTCCGAGGATCAGCACCGATTTCGATCCATGGTCGCCCACATGGACAGTAAGGTCGGTGCGATCATGAAAAAACTTGATCAATTGGGAATTGCGGACAACACGATGGTGTTGTTCACAAGTGACAACGGGGCAGCCTTTGAAGGCTACATTGGCGATTTGAAGGGTGGTAAAACGGATCTGCATGATGGCGGGCTTCGTGTGCCTATGATCGTGCGGTGGCCAGCGAAGATTCCGGCCGGTCAATCTGATGCTTTTGGTCACACCAATGATTTGTTGCCTACGTTCTGTGAGGCGGCAGGAGTCGACCTGTCACATCATCAGACATCGCTGGACGGTCTTAGTCTGTTGTCACATATGAAGGGCCAAGATCCGCCGACCGCGGAGCAACGGGGCACAATGTTCTGGCAATTGGATCTTTATCGAAATATCCAACGCCATTACCCCAAGCCCAAGCCCTATGCGACCGAGGTGGTGAGGCGGGGGAAGTGGAAAATGCTTGCGTATCACGGAACGCCTGTTGAACTGTTTGACGTTGTGGCGGACCCGAACGAGCAGCAGAATTTGCTGGCGGAGCACTCTGACCTGGCCGCCTCGCTGACGTCAGAGCTTGAACAATGGCTAAGCGCGCCTCGGATTTCTCAAAAGCGGCAAGGGAAATGA
- a CDS encoding sulfatase family protein — MLVLASVNEVEAESNRPNIVVVLADDMGWGDSATYGHELIQTPNLDRLASQGVKFTQCYSACGVCSPSRSAILTGRTPYRNGVYRHLSGNHEAHLRSSEVTYPKLLKAVGYETCHVGKWHLNSRPQFNTAEYPQPGDHGYDYWMATHNNADPSHKNPNNFVRNGDPVGEMQGFSSLLVVQEAAHWLKEIREKAKPFALSVWFHEPHSPIATAPQFSDLYQGHENSTYMGNITQLDAALGKLMIALEEEGVAKDTLVIFSSDNGPVAAFGGTTGGLRGGKRSDHEGGIRVPGIARWPGVIQPGTVSDVPVIGTDIFATVLEAAGIPLPSDRTIDGVSMLPAFAGQPVQRKVPLFWRTHVSPPADRVAMRIGDWKLVGDETLAKFQLYQINEDWKEEHDLSDRYPGKTEEMKEALFRVWKQIETEGPDQWWKNERQAPVRGGKVNY, encoded by the coding sequence ATGCTAGTGCTCGCATCGGTCAACGAAGTCGAAGCGGAATCGAATCGTCCCAATATTGTCGTGGTCCTAGCGGACGACATGGGATGGGGCGATTCCGCCACCTATGGTCATGAGCTGATCCAAACGCCCAATCTTGACCGCTTGGCATCGCAGGGTGTGAAGTTCACGCAATGCTATTCGGCCTGCGGGGTTTGTTCCCCGTCGCGTTCGGCAATTCTGACCGGGCGAACTCCGTATCGAAATGGCGTCTATCGTCATTTGTCCGGAAATCATGAAGCCCATCTACGTTCCAGCGAAGTGACGTACCCGAAACTGCTGAAAGCCGTGGGCTACGAGACTTGCCATGTGGGAAAGTGGCATCTGAATTCAAGACCACAATTCAACACAGCAGAGTACCCGCAGCCTGGCGACCACGGGTACGACTATTGGATGGCTACCCACAACAATGCGGACCCCAGCCACAAAAATCCGAACAACTTTGTCCGCAACGGAGATCCCGTGGGCGAGATGCAGGGGTTTTCCTCGTTGTTGGTTGTCCAGGAAGCAGCCCATTGGTTGAAGGAGATCCGTGAGAAGGCAAAACCATTTGCGCTGTCGGTTTGGTTTCATGAACCGCATTCACCGATCGCGACCGCGCCGCAGTTTTCGGATTTGTACCAAGGTCACGAAAACAGTACTTACATGGGGAACATCACTCAGCTCGATGCTGCACTCGGGAAGTTGATGATCGCACTGGAAGAAGAAGGTGTAGCGAAAGACACCTTGGTGATCTTTTCGTCTGACAACGGACCGGTTGCCGCGTTTGGTGGGACAACCGGTGGCTTGCGAGGCGGCAAACGAAGCGATCACGAAGGAGGAATTCGTGTTCCGGGAATCGCGCGTTGGCCTGGTGTGATCCAACCCGGCACCGTAAGCGATGTTCCTGTCATTGGGACCGATATCTTTGCGACTGTGCTAGAGGCGGCCGGAATTCCGCTGCCAAGCGATCGCACCATCGATGGGGTAAGTATGCTGCCCGCATTCGCGGGGCAACCGGTACAGCGAAAGGTTCCGTTGTTTTGGAGGACCCACGTATCACCTCCCGCTGATCGGGTCGCGATGCGAATCGGTGACTGGAAGCTGGTGGGTGATGAAACGCTCGCAAAATTTCAGCTGTATCAGATCAATGAAGACTGGAAAGAAGAACACGACCTGTCGGATCGGTATCCCGGCAAAACTGAAGAGATGAAAGAGGCTCTGTTTCGTGTGTGGAAGCAGATCGAAACGGAAGGTCCTGATCAGTGGTGGAAGAATGAACGACAAGCGCCAGTTCGAGGCGGGAAAGTGAACTATTGA
- a CDS encoding sulfatase family protein, translating to MRFAIVFRLVAIVACSVSWAGGAERPPNFVVIFADDLGFGDLSCYDSQGIETPNIDAIAQQGFRSTDFFVPANVCSPSRAALLTGRYPMRCGMPVARHESVSKYDRYGLANDEITIPELLKSAGYRTLMVGKWHLGMEVDGAHPLDAGFDEHLGIPSNYGKQRGPNYNTLYRGRQIEQRNVPCQELTKRYTDEVVRFIQRRKKQPFFIYVSHHIVHSPLLPSAGFVGKSGKGKYGDFVQELDHSTGRIMAAIRDAGVEENTLVVFTSDNGPTIAGSTGGLNGGKYCTLEGGHRVPGIFRWPGMIPAGQVSNATLTSMDLLPLFCGLAGVMPPEDRKIDGEDILPILLGQSTESPHKVLYYYNGTNLQAVREGDWKLHLPRTARDQPYWSKKKMKGRGFVTLNAHRLFNLRLDVGETQDVSSRYPDVVARLKQKADDIRAELGDVDVMGTDQRKIDLVDPQER from the coding sequence ATGAGATTCGCAATTGTTTTTAGATTGGTCGCGATTGTTGCTTGCTCGGTTTCATGGGCGGGTGGGGCGGAACGACCGCCAAACTTTGTGGTGATTTTCGCCGACGACCTAGGGTTCGGTGACCTGAGTTGTTACGACTCTCAGGGAATCGAAACACCGAACATCGATGCAATAGCACAACAGGGATTCCGAAGTACTGATTTTTTCGTCCCGGCCAACGTTTGCAGCCCGTCTCGTGCGGCACTGTTAACGGGACGCTACCCAATGCGATGCGGGATGCCGGTGGCTAGGCATGAATCGGTATCGAAGTACGATCGATATGGACTTGCGAACGACGAAATAACCATCCCCGAGCTACTGAAGTCGGCCGGCTATCGGACGTTGATGGTGGGCAAGTGGCATCTCGGGATGGAGGTTGATGGGGCCCATCCGTTGGATGCTGGTTTCGACGAACATCTGGGGATCCCCAGTAACTATGGTAAGCAGCGCGGGCCCAACTACAACACACTGTATCGTGGACGGCAGATTGAACAACGTAATGTTCCATGCCAAGAATTGACGAAGCGTTACACCGACGAAGTGGTTCGATTCATCCAGCGGCGTAAAAAGCAGCCGTTTTTCATCTATGTTTCGCACCACATTGTTCACTCACCCTTGCTTCCAAGTGCAGGATTCGTTGGGAAATCTGGCAAAGGAAAGTACGGCGATTTTGTTCAAGAACTTGACCACAGTACCGGTCGGATCATGGCGGCCATTCGTGATGCCGGAGTCGAAGAGAACACATTGGTGGTATTCACCTCTGACAATGGCCCTACCATCGCAGGGTCCACTGGTGGGCTGAACGGCGGAAAGTACTGCACGTTGGAAGGTGGGCATCGTGTCCCGGGAATCTTCCGGTGGCCGGGAATGATTCCGGCCGGCCAGGTGTCGAATGCGACCTTGACCAGCATGGACCTGTTACCGCTATTTTGTGGACTCGCCGGTGTGATGCCACCAGAGGATCGAAAGATCGATGGAGAAGACATCCTGCCGATTCTTTTGGGTCAGTCCACTGAGTCACCCCACAAGGTTCTGTACTACTACAACGGCACCAACTTACAGGCCGTCCGCGAAGGTGACTGGAAACTTCATTTGCCGCGTACGGCAAGGGACCAACCGTACTGGTCTAAGAAGAAGATGAAAGGCCGCGGTTTTGTGACATTGAACGCTCATCGATTATTCAATCTCCGTCTGGACGTCGGTGAAACGCAGGACGTGTCGAGTCGTTATCCAGACGTGGTGGCACGGTTGAAACAGAAGGCAGATGATATACGTGCCGAATTAGGCGATGTGGATGTGATGGGAACTGACCAGCGCAAGATTGATTTGGTGGATCCCCAAGAACGATAA